From Streptomyces sp. CMB-StM0423, a single genomic window includes:
- a CDS encoding alpha/beta hydrolase, with the protein MGAKYHISPAGRRRSASRRAALVVAVLPVAGALALTAASPAGAPAKRPAADGDGSLGSYYDQSVDWTDCGRKVAEAAKETGRKPPGYLKRLQCSRVRVPRDYAATDRGNLHLAVARLPATGAKSDRIGSLVLNFGGPGESGVEGLGGLGAKFTKLNERYDIVAPDPRGVGDSTPPVQCASPSARQAKSLDRSPDDRAEIDKLASFRELQGKLCEEDSGKLLPWVGTADSARDLDVLRGVLGEDKLTYLGFSYGTKLGANYLHLFPRRTGRVVLDGVENPMKNSEQTYLANAHAFQRALDDFTKDCTKRGASECPLGDDTAKAKKETRQLFSLLDKREIDTAAGELDQSTFVDALKNAMYSEKLWPDLRHALSALGDGNGAPMVRLAGGSGGAAARGAGVPGAGLLATAAEGNADAAFTAVTCRDTSDRYTAADVEQAKGEFTKASPVFGTFMAGQMLTCTGWPVPGDNESRQVRATKAPAALLVATTGDPATPYRGGADMAKELDNDSVVLTFESVGHTGYITGDSCVDGNVNDFLLDGKRPKKGTRCD; encoded by the coding sequence ATGGGAGCGAAATACCACATATCCCCCGCCGGCCGCCGACGTTCCGCGTCCCGCCGCGCCGCCCTCGTCGTCGCGGTCCTGCCGGTCGCCGGTGCCCTCGCGCTGACCGCCGCGAGTCCGGCCGGCGCCCCCGCGAAGCGACCCGCCGCCGACGGCGACGGGTCGCTCGGTTCGTACTACGACCAGTCCGTGGACTGGACCGACTGCGGCCGCAAGGTCGCGGAGGCGGCGAAGGAGACCGGCCGCAAGCCCCCCGGCTACCTCAAACGGCTCCAGTGCAGCCGCGTGCGGGTCCCCCGCGACTACGCGGCCACCGACCGCGGCAACCTGCACCTCGCCGTCGCCCGCCTGCCCGCGACCGGCGCCAAGAGCGACCGGATCGGCTCCCTCGTGCTCAACTTCGGCGGCCCCGGCGAGTCGGGCGTCGAGGGCCTCGGCGGCCTCGGCGCGAAGTTCACGAAGCTCAACGAGCGCTACGACATCGTCGCCCCCGACCCGCGCGGCGTCGGCGACAGCACCCCTCCCGTACAGTGCGCGAGCCCGTCCGCGCGGCAGGCCAAGAGCCTGGACCGCTCCCCCGACGACCGCGCGGAGATCGACAAGCTCGCCTCGTTCCGCGAACTCCAGGGCAAGCTGTGCGAGGAGGACTCCGGGAAGCTCCTGCCATGGGTCGGCACCGCCGACTCCGCCCGCGACCTCGACGTGCTGCGGGGGGTGCTGGGCGAGGACAAGCTCACGTACTTGGGCTTCTCCTACGGCACCAAGCTGGGCGCGAACTACCTGCACCTCTTCCCGCGCAGGACGGGCCGGGTCGTCCTCGACGGCGTCGAGAACCCGATGAAGAACAGCGAGCAGACCTACCTCGCCAACGCGCACGCCTTCCAGCGCGCGCTGGACGACTTCACGAAGGACTGCACGAAGCGCGGGGCGTCGGAGTGCCCGCTGGGCGACGACACGGCGAAGGCGAAGAAGGAGACGCGGCAGTTGTTCAGCCTGCTCGACAAGCGGGAGATCGACACCGCGGCGGGGGAGCTGGACCAGTCGACGTTCGTCGACGCGCTGAAGAACGCAATGTACTCGGAGAAGCTGTGGCCGGACCTGCGGCACGCACTGAGCGCGCTCGGGGACGGCAACGGGGCGCCGATGGTCCGGCTTGCGGGCGGGAGCGGCGGCGCGGCGGCGCGGGGTGCGGGGGTGCCGGGTGCGGGGCTCCTCGCGACTGCCGCCGAGGGCAACGCGGACGCCGCCTTCACCGCCGTCACCTGCCGTGACACGAGCGACCGCTACACCGCGGCGGACGTCGAGCAGGCCAAGGGCGAGTTCACCAAGGCGTCCCCGGTCTTCGGCACGTTCATGGCCGGCCAGATGCTGACCTGCACGGGCTGGCCCGTACCGGGTGACAACGAATCACGCCAGGTACGCGCCACGAAGGCCCCCGCCGCGCTGCTGGTCGCCACCACCGGCGACCCCGCGACCCCGTACCGGGGCGGGGCGGACATGGCGAAGGAACTCGACAACGACTCCGTGGTGCTGACCTTCGAGAGCGTCGGGCACACCGGCTACATCACCGGGGACTCGTGCGTCGACGGGAACGTCAACGACTTCCTGCTCGACGGCAAGCGCCCGAAGAAGGGCACGCGCTGCGACTGA
- the glnII gene encoding glutamine synthetase produces MSYKAEYIWIDGTLPTAKLRSKTKIVETGAEPPLWGFDGSSTNQAEGSSSDCVLKPVFTCPDPLRGGADVLVLCEVLDTDLSPHASNTRAELREVAERFAGQEPVLGIEQEYTFFRGSRPLGFPENGFPAPQGGYYCGVGADEIFGREVVEAHLGNCLKAGLGLSGINAEVMPGQWEFQVGPLGPLEVADQLWVARWLLYRTAEDFGVSATLDPKPAKGDWNGAGAHTNFSTRRMREDYEAIVAACEALGEGDKPLTHVRAYGAGVETRLTGAHETAPWDEYSYGVSDRGASVRIPWQVEKDGKGYIEDRRPNANVDPYVVTRLMVDTCCAALEKAGLD; encoded by the coding sequence GTGAGCTACAAGGCCGAGTACATCTGGATCGACGGCACCCTGCCCACCGCCAAGCTGCGCTCGAAGACCAAGATCGTCGAGACCGGCGCCGAGCCGCCCCTCTGGGGCTTCGACGGCTCCAGCACCAACCAGGCCGAGGGCAGCTCCTCCGACTGCGTCCTCAAGCCCGTCTTCACCTGCCCCGACCCGCTGCGCGGCGGCGCCGACGTGCTCGTACTCTGCGAGGTCCTCGACACCGACCTCAGCCCGCACGCCTCCAACACCCGCGCCGAGCTGCGTGAGGTCGCCGAGCGCTTCGCCGGCCAGGAGCCGGTCCTCGGCATCGAGCAGGAGTACACCTTCTTCCGCGGCTCCCGCCCCCTCGGCTTCCCCGAGAACGGCTTCCCGGCCCCGCAGGGCGGCTACTACTGCGGCGTCGGCGCCGACGAGATCTTCGGCCGCGAGGTCGTCGAGGCCCACCTCGGCAACTGCCTCAAGGCGGGCCTCGGCCTGTCCGGCATCAACGCCGAGGTCATGCCGGGCCAGTGGGAGTTCCAGGTCGGCCCGCTCGGCCCGCTGGAGGTTGCGGACCAGCTCTGGGTCGCGCGCTGGCTCCTCTACCGCACGGCCGAGGACTTCGGCGTCTCCGCCACCCTCGACCCCAAGCCCGCGAAGGGCGACTGGAACGGCGCGGGCGCGCACACCAACTTCTCCACCCGGCGGATGCGCGAGGACTACGAGGCGATCGTCGCCGCCTGCGAGGCGCTGGGCGAGGGCGACAAGCCGCTGACGCACGTGCGCGCGTACGGTGCGGGCGTGGAGACCCGGCTGACGGGGGCGCACGAGACGGCGCCGTGGGACGAGTACTCGTACGGGGTGTCGGACCGCGGGGCGTCGGTGCGGATCCCGTGGCAGGTGGAGAAGGACGGCAAGGGGTACATCGAGGACCGGCGGCCGAACGCGAACGTGGACCCGTACGTGGTGACGCGGCTGATGGTGGACACGTGCTGCGCGGCCCTGGAGAAGGCGGGCCTGGACTGA